A stretch of DNA from Odocoileus virginianus isolate 20LAN1187 ecotype Illinois chromosome 7, Ovbor_1.2, whole genome shotgun sequence:
TGCTGACCTAAGGGGTCGGTACTCATTAGGGGAAGGATAAGGTTTGAAGAGGAAGGGGCTCTCAGGTGGCCAGTCGTCTGGTCTTGAAGGCCAGAAGGAGAGAAATGGGGTCAAGACAGAAAAGGAACCCTTGGGGACTGATATAGGGCTTTGGCGTTTTCACAGGTGTCTTTCATAGCGTGGGAGATCTCTAGGGTAATATACTTGGATTATGGGGCTTTCTTGTTTGTGGACAGTGAGTCCTTATGAGAATCTGGGATGAGAAGGGTGTTCTTTAACACTGATTTGCCCAAAGGACTAGGAGAAGTAGTGGAAAGGAAGTGATGTTTGGAAAAGATAGTGAAAGGAGTGATTCTGAGTATAAAGATAAATCCTTTGAATTTTTTATAACAGTGATAGcatgtttctcttttttggtttgtattttatttaaatttaaattttatcttaaatacCTGACAAGTTTaggcaatctttaaaaaaaaaaagatttaatactttattaaaaaaaaactaaagtcgAAACGAGTTTGGATACTTAGATTTTGCAGATACTCAGTACTGACTGGTTTCACTCTTGATAGCTTGAGTTGACATATACTGGTCACGGGGTAAAAATATGGTCACTGCAAGTGTCTGGGTTAAAAGTGTCTCGTTTTATTTACCTAAAAAAGTAGATAAAACTGAAATCACCGGAGACCAGGAGACTACCAGACCTTCTTCTCTCCCATGACTCCAGAATTGGAGTTATCTCTTGAAAACTGGAAGGGTACCCTTGACAGATTTGCAGGACCAATACTTTGCAGATattgtataaataatatttttagtagAGTTATCTAGAATAAGAATAGAGGATGCTTGTAGCTGTCAGTTAACAGAACTGGGATAGGTGGGTACACAGATGCCTTTTAGTGTATGGAAGACATAGTACCAAAACCATGATTGTGCCAGAAAAATAATGATTACCATATCTATATTTAGTTGAAATAGGTTTTCTTTTGTAATTGTTAAATAGCATGGTTTGGTGAAGTGTTTGACTAGCCAcatctcattttgttttacaaCTTTTTATACAGTTATAGGTTTACAAAGTTGTTGGCATTTCAAAACAAAGttttaataaagtatttctaATCTAAATGGGTATCTTAACagtttaatccttttttttttatggctattttttatttatttgtacttaAACAACAAACCTGCCAAACTGGTACTACTATGATGTGGCAAAATACAAAACATTGTTCTCCAAAAATAGTGATGAACAAATTAGGGGTTGTAGTAGGATAGCTAAAAGGGGTGGAGGAAATCAGTAAAGCGCCCTTCATCTTAAGGACTGAGATTCTTAACAAGTAAAGCCTTGCCATCccagaaaatatgaataatccTCATCATACGTCTTTGTACTTTTGCTCCCTGTGCCTGAAGTTAGATTCTAGGTCCTAAAAGTAtcgaaaatattatatattatatccaAAATGCTATAATCGAGTTATCTATAGCCAGACACCTTTTGTCATGTTGTACAATGCTTCTGAAACCTCTTATTGGACTCATTACGCTTCCCTCAAATTGACACAGAAGATATAGTGAAAAGCAGCTTCCTAAGGGGAAGCGGTACAGAATTCTAAAACGAGAAAAATTCTAGAGAATATACAGTCTCTGCTCAGGTTAAGATTGCATATAATAGCCGTCACAAATAGCCGTTACAAATCTTCAGGCTGTATGTTGAGAGGGTAGTTTGGGAATAAATCCGTGATTTGCTGCTGGGAACTAAAATACTTGACAGTTTGCTGTATTACGTTATAATTTTCCCCAGCAGTTCCCAGGGTGGCCTCCAGATCACAGACAGGAGAATTCTGCTGGAGCTGGATTCCGGGCTGCAGGAATTCCTCCATGTAGTTGTTGAACTGATTGTTCCAAGGCTGGTTATTCCAGGCTTGGGGACACCAGGCCTGACTGTTCCAGGGGTGGTTGCTCCAAGACTGACTGTTCCAGCTCTGGTTGGTCCACGTGGGGTTATTCCAGGTCTGGTTACCCCACATGGGCAGGTTTCCAGGAGAGTTCACCCAAACACCGCTGGTGGTAGGAATAGAAGCCCAGGTATTCTGCTGTTGCTGGGCCCTGAGGCATGCCATTGCTATTCCTTGGCCAGTTGTTTTTCTGCCATTTCTTACATTTCATTCTCTGGTTCTGGAACCAGGTCTTCACCTGCTTGTAGCTGAGGTTCAAGATGTTGGAAAGTTCTTGCATTTGCTGGAGGCTGAGGTATTTCTGCCTCTGAAATCTGTCATTGAGCACACACAACTGGGTCTGTGAGAACACAGTCCTGATCTTCCGTTTCTTGACCGGGAcgttctcttccttctctgtgctCTCCTCTGCAGACGGAGGCAGTGGTTTCACTCTGGGGCTTGTGGAAGAATCAGGACTGTCCTGAATAAGCAGATCcatggaggaaggaagaggagagacagTGTCCGTGTCGAGGGTGTCAGCAGATGACATTTGCAAGGATGCGTAACTTTCTTCAGGCATGGGTGCAGATTCCCTAGAGTTGGATGCTTCAGGGCCAAGCAGGCTTTGGGGACAAGCTGGATCCACACTCATGTT
This window harbors:
- the LOC110134406 gene encoding LOW QUALITY PROTEIN: homeobox protein NANOG-like (The sequence of the model RefSeq protein was modified relative to this genomic sequence to represent the inferred CDS: deleted 1 base in 1 codon) → MSVDPACPQSLLGPEASNSRESAPMPEESYASLQMSSADTLDTDTVSPLPSSMDLLIQDSPDSSTSPRVKPLPPSAEESTEKEENVPVKKRKIRTVFSQTQLCVLNDRFQRQKYLSLQQMQELSNILNLSYKQVKTWFQNQRMKCKKWQKNNWPRNSNGMPQGPATAEYLGFYSYHQRCLVNSPGNLPMWGNQTWNNPTWTNQSWNSQSWSNHPWNSQAWCPQAWNNQPWNNQFNNYMEEFLQPGIQLQQNSPVCDLEATLGTAGENYNVIQQTVKYFSSQQQITDLFPNYPLNIQPEDL